In a single window of the Niabella ginsenosidivorans genome:
- a CDS encoding glycosyltransferase: MKKPAFPGLSKAEYTKQKNPVIPKDLSEKDKKKYRGFQEFLKAKKQNNLFVTNEKKRRTSNIRAAFFVDWDPQASSSLFNHIDKLNMVVPEWCTIDPDADTLVTHIAPEALAYMRRYKVSVVPILSNVNTKFTSGDFDGKLLERVLSNPEKRNRLLNDVEKFLETNKFQGINLDFEEITEKSIPLMESFQKALYEKLHPRGMLVTQDILPNDADYNVTKLAPYVDYYFLMAYDQHYNSSVPGPVSAQQWIEKVLDQAAKNIPSEKIILCMATYGYDWPEGSDGTTITYQEALSLADQYKAEIDFDNDNYNCTFKYTDFNGIKHVVYFNDAAGNFNTMRFADSYGLGGVSIWRLGAEDERLWTFYNLNLTDNAVLAQPNIYDRLQHVNPGNEKPDYIGDGEVLDVVSEPNPGIIDIKIDSTEHLVAEEHYKSLPTQYVIKKFGQVHNQVLLTFDDGPDPLYTPQIIKILKQEKVPAAFFMIGVNAEDNLSLVKEIGKDTLFEIGNHTFTHPNIAAVSIQRALNEMDATRLIIEAATHHSTILFRAPFNADSEPTKYEELRPVGLSKKQGYYTVGESIDPNDWDTDNPANPLNADSIVNRVIRGYEQNPEKGIILLHDAGGPREATVKALPRIIQYFKSKGIPFISVGQLLNLTRNQIMPPVKGDIIQADSWVAKAFFYISKFLAASFWLAVFLGIGRIVFMGVLATLNYRREKKEHLALLGSITDKVSIIVPAYNEAVNAVATVKSLLGQDYPNFEVIFVDDGSTDETYQKVAEAFTGNERVKVLTKPNGGKASALNFGINESGSRYIICIDADTQLKKDAVSQLMRYFTDPEVGAVAGNVKVGNTNTLLTKWQSIEYITAQNFDRRAFDYVNGITVVPGAIGAFRKQAMIDAGGFTYDSLAEDCDLTIRILRKGYVIRNCNEAIALTEAPETVKQFLKQRFRWSYGIMQSFWKNRDACFRPRYKGLGMVSLPNILIFQIILPLIAPLADLLFFISIFYNRNDPKSEHQILFYYGLFLVIDFIVAAMAFRFEKQKSYWPLLWLLPQRFVYRQLMYVVLFRSIRRAIKGEGQGWGSLKRTGNVVLNEQ; this comes from the coding sequence ATGAAAAAACCGGCTTTCCCCGGTCTTTCAAAAGCTGAATACACTAAACAAAAGAACCCCGTGATCCCAAAGGATCTGTCAGAAAAAGACAAAAAGAAATACAGAGGGTTCCAGGAATTTTTAAAGGCGAAAAAACAGAATAATCTTTTTGTTACCAATGAAAAAAAGAGGCGGACTTCCAATATACGGGCCGCGTTCTTTGTAGACTGGGATCCGCAGGCATCCTCTTCATTATTCAACCATATAGACAAGCTGAATATGGTGGTCCCGGAATGGTGCACGATTGATCCGGATGCAGACACCCTGGTTACGCATATTGCTCCGGAGGCTCTTGCATACATGCGCAGGTATAAAGTTTCGGTTGTGCCTATTCTGAGCAATGTAAACACAAAATTCACTTCCGGCGACTTTGACGGCAAATTACTGGAGCGGGTTTTAAGCAATCCCGAAAAAAGAAACCGCCTGCTGAATGATGTGGAAAAATTCCTGGAAACAAACAAATTCCAGGGCATCAACCTGGACTTTGAAGAGATCACAGAAAAATCCATTCCCTTAATGGAAAGTTTTCAAAAGGCACTGTATGAAAAACTGCATCCCAGGGGAATGCTCGTAACACAGGATATACTGCCCAATGATGCCGATTACAATGTAACAAAGCTGGCCCCTTATGTGGATTACTATTTCCTGATGGCTTATGACCAGCATTACAACAGCAGTGTGCCCGGCCCGGTCAGTGCGCAGCAATGGATTGAAAAAGTACTGGATCAGGCAGCCAAAAATATCCCCTCAGAAAAGATCATTCTTTGTATGGCCACATATGGTTATGATTGGCCGGAAGGCAGCGATGGTACAACGATCACCTACCAGGAGGCGCTCTCCCTGGCAGATCAGTATAAAGCGGAGATCGACTTTGATAACGACAATTATAACTGCACGTTTAAATATACCGATTTTAACGGCATAAAGCACGTTGTATATTTTAACGATGCTGCCGGCAATTTTAACACGATGCGTTTTGCCGATTCCTATGGACTGGGCGGCGTTTCCATTTGGCGCCTGGGCGCAGAGGATGAGCGCCTGTGGACCTTCTACAATCTGAATCTGACAGATAATGCCGTACTGGCACAGCCGAATATTTATGACCGGTTACAGCATGTAAACCCCGGAAATGAAAAACCGGATTATATTGGCGATGGGGAAGTACTGGATGTGGTTTCTGAGCCCAACCCGGGCATCATTGATATTAAGATAGACTCTACTGAACATTTGGTGGCCGAAGAGCACTACAAAAGCCTGCCCACCCAATATGTTATAAAAAAATTCGGTCAGGTGCACAACCAGGTGCTCCTGACCTTTGATGATGGGCCGGATCCGCTATATACGCCACAGATTATAAAGATCCTGAAGCAGGAAAAAGTGCCTGCCGCGTTTTTTATGATCGGCGTAAATGCTGAAGACAATTTATCACTGGTAAAGGAAATAGGAAAAGATACCCTGTTTGAAATCGGTAACCATACATTTACGCATCCCAACATAGCTGCGGTAAGCATTCAGCGGGCCTTGAATGAAATGGATGCCACGCGCTTAATTATTGAAGCCGCCACGCACCATAGTACCATTCTCTTTCGTGCGCCATTTAATGCAGACTCAGAGCCCACTAAATATGAAGAATTACGTCCCGTAGGGCTTAGTAAGAAACAGGGGTACTATACGGTGGGCGAAAGCATTGATCCTAACGACTGGGATACAGACAACCCGGCTAATCCGTTAAATGCAGACTCTATTGTAAACCGGGTAATACGGGGGTATGAGCAAAATCCCGAGAAAGGGATCATTTTATTACATGATGCAGGCGGCCCGCGGGAAGCAACGGTAAAAGCGCTTCCCAGGATCATACAGTATTTTAAAAGCAAAGGAATTCCGTTTATTTCTGTAGGTCAATTGCTGAACCTGACAAGAAACCAGATAATGCCACCGGTAAAAGGAGATATTATACAGGCAGACAGCTGGGTGGCCAAAGCTTTTTTCTATATCTCAAAATTCCTGGCGGCATCCTTCTGGCTGGCCGTTTTCTTAGGAATTGGTAGAATTGTTTTTATGGGTGTGCTGGCAACGCTGAATTACAGAAGGGAAAAGAAAGAACATCTGGCGCTGCTGGGAAGCATCACTGACAAAGTTTCCATCATTGTTCCCGCTTATAACGAGGCTGTAAATGCTGTAGCCACGGTAAAGAGCCTGTTAGGGCAGGACTATCCCAACTTTGAAGTGATCTTTGTTGATGATGGTTCAACAGATGAAACATACCAAAAAGTAGCGGAAGCCTTTACCGGGAACGAGCGTGTAAAAGTACTTACCAAACCCAACGGCGGTAAAGCTTCTGCTTTAAATTTCGGCATCAATGAATCCGGCAGTCGGTATATCATTTGCATTGATGCGGATACACAGCTAAAAAAGGATGCCGTAAGCCAGCTGATGCGCTACTTTACGGATCCTGAAGTAGGCGCTGTTGCCGGAAATGTAAAAGTGGGTAACACAAACACTTTGCTTACCAAATGGCAATCCATTGAATACATAACGGCTCAGAATTTTGACAGGCGTGCCTTTGATTATGTCAATGGCATTACGGTTGTGCCGGGCGCAATAGGGGCCTTCCGCAAACAGGCGATGATAGATGCAGGAGGATTTACTTATGACTCGCTTGCTGAGGATTGTGACCTTACCATTCGTATACTCCGCAAAGGTTATGTGATCCGCAACTGTAATGAAGCCATTGCATTGACAGAAGCGCCGGAAACCGTAAAGCAGTTCCTCAAACAACGTTTCCGGTGGAGCTATGGCATTATGCAAAGCTTCTGGAAAAACAGGGACGCCTGTTTTCGCCCGCGCTATAAAGGGTTGGGCATGGTTTCACTGCCCAACATCTTAATCTTCCAGATCATTTTACCTTTAATTGCGCCGCTGGCAGATTTGCTGTTCTTTATTTCCATTTTCTATAACCGTAATGATCCTAAAAGTGAGCACCAGATCCTGTTTTATTATGGTCTATTCCTGGTTATAGATTTTATTGTAGCAGCAATGGCCTTTCGTTTTGAAAAGCAAAAAAGTTACTGGCCCCTGTTGTGGTTGTTGCCGCAACGCTTTGTGTATCGCCAGCTGATGTACGTGGTACTATTCCGTTCCATCAGGCGCGCCATTAAAGGAGAAGGACAGGGTTGGGGCAGCCTGAAACGTACAGGAAATGTTGTGCTGAACGAGCAATAA
- a CDS encoding HEPN domain-containing protein encodes MKNDFTGLMWNVEDLPFQYQRNVVLFKNSIKEKLLTDATKQMNVYLDQLLSDMTAIDQPAAPVTGNDGMAEAPQKEQVVSWILSLCNAAAVFELDCNDAAHQLDLYIVLSSQEESSFKELEPLIKTATLGRWKVLFSLCQLALFNEKRKQGSLFHNVYCNEQTLLYRAEGAPLDLADHTSILLLETAAEAFKKSRNKGLRLFEIAVQFEKEKENAFACFALHQAIEITLRGFVAAFSGVHPRQHCIKQLLLLCNRIHKGFVSFFQSASEIEALACLQESYTAARYNNDFTVADATVQLLKRKAANILALADRICREQIGQYRMFAQTRER; translated from the coding sequence ATGAAAAACGATTTTACCGGCTTAATGTGGAATGTTGAAGACCTTCCATTCCAGTACCAGCGGAATGTTGTGCTTTTCAAAAACAGCATCAAAGAAAAATTGCTTACTGATGCAACGAAACAGATGAATGTTTACCTGGATCAACTGCTTTCGGATATGACAGCCATTGATCAACCTGCGGCGCCTGTAACCGGAAATGACGGGATGGCGGAGGCCCCCCAAAAGGAGCAGGTTGTTTCCTGGATACTGAGCCTGTGCAATGCTGCAGCTGTTTTTGAACTGGATTGCAATGATGCGGCGCATCAACTGGATCTGTATATCGTGCTTTCATCGCAGGAAGAAAGCAGCTTTAAAGAGCTGGAGCCTTTGATAAAAACAGCTACTTTAGGCAGGTGGAAGGTACTGTTTTCCCTTTGTCAGCTGGCGCTATTTAACGAAAAGAGAAAGCAGGGCAGTCTTTTTCACAACGTTTATTGCAATGAACAGACCTTGTTGTACCGCGCTGAAGGAGCGCCGCTGGATCTTGCTGATCATACATCCATTTTATTGCTTGAAACTGCTGCTGAAGCGTTTAAAAAGAGCCGGAATAAAGGGCTCCGGCTTTTTGAAATTGCAGTACAGTTTGAAAAGGAGAAAGAAAATGCTTTTGCCTGCTTTGCATTACACCAGGCTATAGAAATTACACTGCGGGGTTTTGTCGCGGCCTTTTCAGGCGTCCATCCCCGGCAGCATTGCATAAAACAATTACTACTGTTATGCAATCGCATTCATAAAGGATTTGTGTCCTTCTTTCAGTCTGCTTCCGAAATTGAGGCGTTGGCCTGCCTGCAGGAATCCTATACGGCTGCCCGTTATAATAATGACTTTACTGTAGCGGATGCAACAGTGCAATTACTCAAAAGAAAAGCAGCGAACATCCTGGCATTGGCAGACCGCATTTGCCGGGAACAAATTGGACAATACAGGATGTTTGCCCAAACCCGGGAAAGATAG
- a CDS encoding helix-turn-helix domain-containing protein codes for MKEKLGIMRNTWSNWENGKTEPDIVTIFRIADFFDLDVGKLLATDLSEEMEINGNIVTEQRPKYATVKPCKDCAQRDEIIAAQRQTIDALQKQADALQLAMEIISRKLPKKSP; via the coding sequence ATGAAGGAGAAATTAGGCATTATGCGTAATACCTGGTCAAACTGGGAGAATGGAAAAACCGAGCCGGATATTGTAACGATCTTCCGTATAGCGGATTTTTTTGACCTGGACGTTGGAAAGCTGCTTGCCACTGATCTTTCAGAGGAAATGGAGATCAATGGAAACATTGTAACGGAGCAGCGGCCTAAATATGCAACGGTAAAGCCCTGCAAAGATTGCGCGCAGCGCGATGAGATCATTGCCGCACAGCGGCAGACCATAGATGCCCTGCAAAAGCAGGCAGATGCATTACAGTTAGCCATGGAGATCATCAGCAGGAAGCTGCCAAAAAAAAGTCCATAA
- the trmD gene encoding tRNA (guanosine(37)-N1)-methyltransferase TrmD, protein MHIDILTVLPELLESPLSHSIMKRAQDKGLLTVQVHHLRKWAVNEYGQVDDYQYGGGAGMVMLCEPLARAIEELSAPEKFDEIIYVTPDGKTLNQRMANALSLKERLLIICGHYKGIDERIREKYVTMEISIGDYVLSGGELAAAVLVDAIGRLLPGVLNDETSALTDSFQDNLLAPPVYTRPVDFEGMKVPDVLMSGNHAKIEEWRYEQALQRTRERRPDLLQQTDDE, encoded by the coding sequence ATGCATATTGATATTCTTACCGTTTTACCCGAATTACTGGAAAGCCCTTTGTCGCACAGCATCATGAAACGTGCGCAGGATAAAGGATTGCTTACGGTGCAGGTGCATCACCTGCGCAAATGGGCAGTAAACGAATATGGACAGGTAGATGACTATCAATACGGTGGAGGGGCCGGCATGGTCATGCTTTGTGAACCGCTGGCCCGGGCCATTGAAGAGCTGTCTGCGCCTGAGAAATTTGATGAAATTATTTATGTAACTCCTGACGGTAAAACGCTGAACCAACGCATGGCAAATGCCCTTTCATTAAAAGAACGCCTGCTGATCATCTGCGGGCATTATAAGGGCATTGACGAACGCATCCGCGAAAAATACGTTACAATGGAAATATCTATTGGCGATTATGTGCTGAGCGGCGGGGAGCTGGCTGCGGCTGTACTGGTGGATGCCATCGGAAGACTGCTGCCCGGTGTACTGAATGATGAAACCTCTGCCTTAACCGACTCTTTCCAGGACAATTTGCTGGCGCCGCCTGTTTATACCCGTCCGGTTGATTTTGAAGGAATGAAGGTGCCGGACGTGCTCATGAGCGGCAACCATGCCAAAATTGAAGAATGGCGCTATGAACAGGCGCTGCAACGTACCCGGGAACGAAGACCTGACCTGCTGCAGCAAACGGATGATGAGTAA
- a CDS encoding RNA-binding S4 domain-containing protein, whose amino-acid sequence MEKEKLRVDKYLWSIRLFKTRRLATDACNNGKVKYEGENVKPGKNVHLGDVYEVRTEGRKWVIKVTGLLHTRVKYEEAVKHYTDLTPPEELEKAKIQAASFFSGKRLSKIGRPTKKERRDLDEFMEGEEG is encoded by the coding sequence ATGGAAAAAGAAAAATTAAGAGTTGATAAATACCTTTGGTCTATCCGCCTGTTTAAAACAAGGCGGCTGGCTACCGATGCCTGTAATAACGGAAAGGTGAAATATGAGGGTGAAAATGTAAAACCCGGCAAAAATGTGCACCTGGGAGATGTGTATGAAGTGCGTACCGAAGGCCGCAAATGGGTCATTAAAGTAACCGGCCTGCTGCATACCCGTGTTAAGTATGAAGAGGCGGTGAAACATTATACAGACCTGACGCCGCCGGAGGAACTGGAAAAAGCTAAAATACAGGCGGCTTCTTTTTTCAGCGGAAAACGGCTGAGTAAAATAGGACGTCCCACTAAAAAAGAAAGAAGAGACCTGGACGAATTTATGGAAGGAGAGGAAGGGTAA
- a CDS encoding GxxExxY protein, which yields MEYEFIGNNILFEREKKYEVNYKGIVLPHVFYADFVVFDKIILEVKGVKKMMDEFSARCINYLKVSGNKLALLVNFGETRLSYKRIVL from the coding sequence TTGGAATATGAGTTTATTGGAAATAATATTTTATTTGAGAGAGAAAAGAAGTATGAGGTTAATTATAAAGGCATTGTTTTGCCCCATGTGTTTTATGCTGACTTTGTAGTTTTTGACAAAATAATCCTAGAGGTAAAGGGTGTAAAAAAAATGATGGATGAGTTTTCTGCACGATGCATTAATTATCTTAAAGTCTCTGGCAATAAGCTAGCATTATTGGTGAATTTCGGAGAAACACGATTAAGCTATAAACGTATTGTTTTATAA
- a CDS encoding GxxExxY protein: protein MNAIIYKEESYDVIGICMEVHNNLGQVSLK from the coding sequence ATGAACGCTATTATTTATAAGGAAGAAAGTTATGATGTTATTGGGATCTGTATGGAAGTGCATAATAACCTGGGCCAGGTTTCTCTGAAATAG
- a CDS encoding dipeptidase: MSAIWKEYQEENKERFLNEMMELLRIPSISAKSENKEDMKRCAEAVKAALLASGCDKAEVMETGGHPAVYGEKIIDPSKPTVLVYGHYDVQPVEPLELWNTPPFEPTVKDGKVYARGSADDKGQFYMHVKALETMVKTNTMTTNIKFIIEGEEEVGSPNLAAFVAANKKLLKADVILISDSSLLSMENPSLDTGVRGLSYIEVELTSAARDLHSGTYGGAVANPIVILSKMIAGCYDENNHITIPGFYDDVALVSEEERALINKAPFNEQEYKDEIGIKELYGEKGYTTYERTGIRPTLELNGIWGGYTGEGAKTVLPAKATAKISARLVPNQSSEKITKLLLDHFRKIAPSCVTVHAFEHHGGEPYATPIDSKGYQAASKALETTFGKTPIPVKGGGSIPICSVLEKELGIKIIFMGFGLDNDGLHSPNEKYNIENYYKGIETIPYFHKYFGE, encoded by the coding sequence ATGTCAGCAATATGGAAAGAATATCAGGAGGAAAATAAAGAACGTTTTCTGAACGAAATGATGGAGCTGCTGCGCATTCCCTCTATCAGTGCCAAAAGTGAGAACAAAGAGGATATGAAGCGTTGTGCGGAAGCAGTAAAAGCAGCCCTGCTGGCTTCCGGCTGTGATAAAGCAGAAGTGATGGAAACCGGCGGCCATCCGGCGGTATATGGAGAAAAGATCATTGACCCCTCAAAACCAACGGTGCTGGTTTACGGGCACTATGATGTGCAACCCGTAGAACCGCTGGAGCTTTGGAACACACCACCTTTTGAACCTACTGTTAAAGATGGCAAAGTATATGCACGCGGCAGCGCTGATGATAAAGGCCAGTTCTATATGCACGTAAAGGCACTGGAAACTATGGTAAAGACCAATACCATGACCACCAATATTAAATTTATTATTGAGGGAGAAGAAGAGGTAGGATCTCCCAACCTGGCGGCCTTTGTAGCGGCTAATAAGAAGCTGCTGAAAGCAGATGTGATCCTGATCAGCGATAGCTCTTTATTAAGCATGGAAAACCCCTCTTTGGATACAGGGGTGCGCGGGTTGAGCTATATAGAAGTGGAACTGACTTCTGCAGCAAGGGACCTGCACAGCGGTACCTATGGCGGTGCAGTAGCCAATCCCATAGTAATTCTGTCAAAAATGATCGCCGGCTGTTATGATGAAAACAACCATATTACCATTCCGGGATTTTATGATGACGTGGCGTTGGTTTCGGAAGAAGAAAGGGCACTGATCAATAAAGCGCCGTTTAATGAACAGGAATACAAGGATGAAATCGGCATTAAAGAATTATACGGGGAAAAGGGATATACCACTTATGAGCGCACCGGCATCCGTCCCACACTGGAATTGAACGGTATCTGGGGGGGCTATACGGGCGAGGGTGCCAAAACCGTATTGCCGGCAAAAGCTACCGCAAAAATTTCTGCCAGGCTGGTGCCCAATCAGTCCAGCGAAAAAATTACAAAGTTGCTGCTGGATCATTTTAGAAAAATAGCACCTTCCTGTGTGACCGTGCATGCGTTCGAGCACCACGGAGGCGAGCCCTACGCAACACCGATCGACAGCAAGGGATACCAGGCAGCTTCCAAAGCACTGGAAACCACGTTTGGCAAAACGCCGATCCCGGTAAAAGGCGGCGGCAGTATTCCCATCTGCTCCGTTCTGGAAAAAGAACTGGGCATCAAAATTATTTTCATGGGCTTTGGGCTGGATAATGACGGCCTGCACAGTCCCAATGAAAAATACAATATTGAGAACTATTATAAAGGAATAGAGACCATCCCTTATTTCCATAAATATTTTGGGGAATAG
- a CDS encoding efflux RND transporter periplasmic adaptor subunit, producing MAGSLMTAAFQGCKSSGAEEEKKPEKEPVVAAFLLSSGNLSDTLSLPGELVAFQNVDLYAKVSSFVKKLYVDVGSEVRQGQLLAVMEAPEINAQRDGAASKVKSQEAIYLASKATYDRLLETSKTPGTVSQNDLDMADARQKSDHAQYLAAQSALKEITDNRNYLEIRAPFSGVITARNVSAGAYVGPGAGAVPMFTLQEQKKLRLVVNLPESNAGVLNQSGVVKFTVKSLPGRYFEARTSRVSGALDNRLRAQHVEMDVANDSKTLLPGMIPEVKIPLHSGNTQVFVIPNKALLNSSQGLFVIKVTNGKTVWVPVSTGIKTDDQIAVYGNLNKNDTLIDNVTEEVRNGAAVDGKLALQ from the coding sequence ATGGCCGGTTCTTTAATGACCGCTGCGTTCCAGGGGTGTAAATCTTCCGGCGCGGAAGAAGAAAAAAAGCCGGAAAAGGAACCGGTAGTAGCTGCGTTTTTACTGTCGTCAGGTAATCTTTCAGATACCCTGTCGCTCCCGGGAGAACTGGTCGCTTTTCAAAATGTAGACCTGTACGCCAAGGTCAGCAGCTTTGTTAAAAAACTGTATGTGGATGTGGGCAGCGAAGTGCGCCAGGGGCAGTTGCTTGCAGTGATGGAAGCGCCTGAAATAAACGCGCAGCGCGATGGGGCGGCGTCAAAAGTAAAATCCCAGGAGGCTATTTACCTGGCCAGTAAGGCTACTTACGACCGGCTGCTGGAAACCAGCAAAACACCCGGTACTGTTTCTCAAAACGACCTGGACATGGCTGATGCAAGGCAAAAATCAGATCATGCGCAATACCTGGCTGCACAATCGGCGTTAAAGGAAATCACAGACAACCGGAATTATCTGGAGATCAGGGCACCATTCTCCGGTGTTATTACGGCACGTAATGTAAGCGCCGGCGCCTATGTAGGGCCTGGTGCCGGGGCCGTGCCAATGTTTACATTACAGGAACAAAAAAAGCTGAGGCTGGTGGTGAATCTGCCGGAAAGCAATGCCGGTGTGCTGAATCAAAGCGGTGTGGTAAAATTTACTGTAAAATCCCTGCCCGGCCGTTATTTTGAGGCAAGAACCTCGCGTGTGTCCGGTGCGCTGGACAACCGGCTGCGGGCACAGCATGTGGAAATGGATGTTGCGAATGATTCAAAGACATTGCTGCCGGGTATGATCCCGGAAGTAAAAATACCGTTGCATTCCGGTAATACGCAGGTGTTCGTGATCCCCAACAAAGCATTGCTGAACTCCAGCCAGGGCCTCTTTGTAATAAAAGTAACCAATGGCAAAACAGTATGGGTGCCCGTTTCTACAGGTATTAAAACAGATGATCAGATTGCTGTTTACGGCAATCTGAATAAAAATGACACCCTGATCGATAACGTTACTGAAGAAGTAAGGAATGGTGCTGCTGTGGATGGCAAGCTTGCTTTACAGTAA